In one window of Desulforhabdus amnigena DNA:
- the ftsH gene encoding ATP-dependent zinc metalloprotease FtsH yields the protein MAKKSDDNMNPMDKFMDRLRGGSGEGGPQQPDSSQRKVHFSIWYFILALLLISWVQGYLAEPPREKINYSQFKQWVRDGKVENLVIGPDRIRGDIKEDKNQKDQPKHFVTVRVEDPELVELLDQKGIEYTGFAENKWVGVIVSWLLPLAIFIFFWSYLIKRMSGGAQGVLSVGKARVKIFAQKEVGVTFDDVAGIDEAKQELQEIVQFLKSPEKFQRLGGRIPKGVLLLGAPGTGKTLLAKAVAGEAGVPFFSMSGSEFVEMFVGVGAARVRDLFGQAKDQAPCIIFIDELDALGKARGLNPIGGHDEREQTLNQLLVEMDGFDAQAGVIIMAATNRPEILDPALLRPGRFDRHVAIDKPDIRGREAILKIHIKNVKLAPDVDLKRIAAMTPGFVGADLANLVNEAALFAARRDRNEVTMVDFQDAADRIIGGLEKKNRAMNPREKEIVAYHESGHALVAMSLPNVDPVNKISIIPRGIAALGYTQQLPTEDRYLMTRNELLQRLQVLLGGRVSEEVIFGDVSTGAQNDLQRATDIARSMVMEYGMSERLGPLTYTREPRSAHLDLGMGPKEREFSERTAQEIDEEVSGLVEEAHRKVQSLLKKHSDSLKELAQILLEKESIEGDELKAFAAKFKGKSSAAALEETSKTEGMA from the coding sequence ATGGCGAAAAAAAGTGACGACAATATGAACCCCATGGATAAGTTTATGGATCGCCTCAGAGGCGGCTCCGGGGAGGGAGGGCCTCAGCAACCTGATTCTTCTCAACGAAAAGTGCATTTTTCCATCTGGTATTTTATCCTCGCTTTGCTGTTGATTTCCTGGGTGCAGGGTTACCTGGCGGAGCCTCCGAGGGAAAAGATCAACTATTCTCAATTCAAGCAATGGGTGCGGGACGGGAAAGTCGAAAACCTGGTGATTGGTCCGGACAGAATTCGGGGGGACATCAAAGAGGATAAAAACCAAAAGGATCAGCCGAAGCATTTCGTCACCGTCAGGGTGGAAGATCCGGAGCTTGTTGAGCTTTTGGATCAAAAGGGGATCGAGTATACGGGCTTTGCTGAAAACAAGTGGGTAGGAGTGATCGTATCCTGGCTTTTGCCTCTGGCCATATTCATTTTCTTTTGGAGTTACCTCATCAAGAGAATGAGCGGGGGGGCGCAGGGGGTCCTTTCCGTCGGCAAGGCGCGAGTCAAAATCTTTGCACAAAAAGAGGTGGGAGTGACTTTCGACGATGTTGCCGGTATCGATGAGGCCAAGCAGGAGCTTCAGGAAATCGTTCAGTTTTTGAAAAGCCCTGAAAAATTCCAACGCCTCGGAGGGCGTATTCCCAAAGGGGTGCTTCTCCTGGGAGCTCCCGGCACGGGAAAGACTCTCCTGGCCAAAGCGGTTGCGGGAGAGGCCGGAGTGCCCTTTTTCAGCATGAGTGGTTCCGAATTTGTGGAAATGTTTGTGGGGGTGGGAGCAGCTCGCGTGAGAGATCTTTTCGGGCAGGCGAAGGATCAGGCCCCCTGTATCATTTTTATAGATGAACTGGATGCCCTCGGAAAAGCGCGTGGACTCAATCCTATCGGCGGTCATGACGAGCGTGAGCAGACTTTGAATCAGCTGCTTGTGGAAATGGACGGATTCGACGCTCAGGCGGGAGTCATCATCATGGCGGCAACGAACCGTCCCGAAATACTGGATCCGGCTCTGTTGCGCCCTGGACGTTTCGACCGTCATGTAGCCATCGACAAGCCCGATATCCGGGGAAGGGAAGCCATTCTCAAGATACACATCAAGAATGTCAAACTGGCTCCGGACGTGGACCTCAAGAGGATAGCGGCCATGACTCCGGGATTTGTCGGAGCGGATCTGGCCAATCTGGTCAACGAAGCGGCACTGTTTGCGGCAAGACGGGATCGCAATGAAGTGACCATGGTCGATTTTCAGGATGCTGCCGACCGTATCATCGGCGGACTGGAAAAGAAGAACCGTGCTATGAATCCCAGGGAAAAAGAGATCGTGGCCTATCACGAATCCGGCCATGCCCTCGTGGCCATGTCTCTGCCCAATGTGGATCCGGTCAATAAAATATCCATCATTCCCCGCGGCATTGCGGCCCTCGGGTATACGCAGCAGCTTCCCACCGAAGACCGTTATCTCATGACACGAAACGAACTGCTCCAACGTCTGCAGGTGCTCCTGGGGGGACGCGTATCCGAGGAGGTCATCTTTGGAGACGTTTCGACCGGCGCTCAAAATGACCTGCAGCGGGCTACGGACATTGCCCGCAGCATGGTGATGGAATATGGCATGAGCGAGCGCCTGGGGCCTCTTACCTACACTCGTGAACCCCGTTCGGCTCACCTGGACCTCGGCATGGGACCCAAAGAAAGGGAATTCAGTGAGCGCACGGCCCAGGAGATCGATGAAGAGGTCTCCGGGCTCGTCGAGGAAGCGCATCGGAAGGTTCAGAGTTTATTGAAAAAGCACAGCGATTCCCTGAAAGAATTGGCACAGATTCTTCTGGAAAAGGAATCCATCGAAGGCGATGAGCTCAAGGCATTTGCCGCCAAATTCAAGGGAAAGAGTTCTGCTGCCGCTCTTGAAGAAACTTCAAAGACCGAGGGAATGGCTTAG
- a CDS encoding molybdopterin-dependent oxidoreductase, with amino-acid sequence MREITACTLDCPDSCSLLILEDAEGKVQIKGNPDHPFTSGFTCRKARDFLRRLQSPDRLKTPLLRVDGGWKAIGWDDALDLCAEKIARYRREPASILHFHGEGAKGVLKQASKLFFALLGSTQVKGALCDAAGYVACVADFGSRDNNDINDLLHARRIVNWGKDLARSSVHTAAIVRKARREGCKVLTISPGGDGNGSFSDQMVRIRPGTDRFLAAAVIRLLWERNGVSSHILDHAHNGDAFKDLIWAQPPDRLMKWCDIDREGVERIYSFYASPEPTATLIGAGLQRYAYGGENVRFINALAMLSGNIGRSGGGTYFHLHSLRNMNLDWTKEPERKLRRSLLMPTIGRDILAATDPPVRMLWVDGSNVVNQAPDSHEMMRAFESIEFKVVVDAFMTDTAERADLVLPCALMMEQEDIEASYLHDYVHYVKPVFKAPGEAKSDYWILSELGRRLDPPVILPDPDECFRNSLCSPYIDISLEELRKRGYVRAKRPLIAYAGMRFDHPDGKYRFPTVLHAEASPPAGYPYRFLTLIRGDAIHSQILPDKQEMPPKVWVAPDHQALKHLDLEADIYLVSPLGRLKVAVEILEGLHPEVVVYRRGDWMKLGGGANQLIAAGLTDIGKGAPYYQQYVRLENG; translated from the coding sequence ATGAGAGAAATTACAGCCTGTACCCTGGATTGCCCGGATTCCTGTTCTCTCCTCATTTTGGAGGATGCGGAGGGGAAGGTTCAAATCAAGGGCAATCCCGATCATCCCTTCACTTCAGGTTTCACCTGCAGGAAAGCCAGGGATTTTCTGAGGCGATTGCAGAGCCCGGATCGTCTCAAGACCCCCCTCTTGCGGGTCGATGGGGGATGGAAAGCCATCGGTTGGGACGATGCCCTGGATCTATGTGCCGAAAAGATCGCCAGGTATCGCCGGGAACCGGCATCCATACTCCATTTCCACGGTGAGGGGGCAAAGGGGGTGCTCAAACAGGCGAGCAAATTGTTCTTTGCCCTCCTCGGTTCCACCCAGGTGAAGGGAGCCCTTTGTGATGCTGCCGGATATGTTGCCTGCGTTGCGGATTTTGGGTCCCGGGACAACAACGACATCAATGACTTGCTCCATGCCCGCCGTATCGTGAACTGGGGCAAGGACCTGGCGCGAAGTTCCGTCCACACGGCGGCCATCGTGCGTAAAGCCCGCCGCGAAGGTTGTAAAGTCTTGACCATTTCTCCCGGTGGAGATGGAAACGGCTCCTTTTCCGATCAGATGGTCCGGATCCGGCCCGGCACGGACCGGTTTCTCGCCGCAGCCGTCATTCGCCTTCTGTGGGAACGCAACGGGGTTTCCTCTCATATCCTGGACCACGCACACAACGGGGATGCTTTTAAAGATCTCATTTGGGCTCAGCCTCCGGACCGGTTGATGAAATGGTGCGACATAGACCGGGAGGGTGTCGAGCGCATCTATTCTTTTTATGCCTCGCCGGAACCGACCGCAACGCTCATTGGTGCGGGCCTGCAAAGATATGCTTACGGAGGGGAGAACGTCCGGTTCATCAATGCCCTTGCCATGCTTTCAGGGAATATCGGTCGTTCCGGGGGGGGGACTTATTTTCATCTCCACTCTTTGAGAAACATGAATCTGGACTGGACAAAAGAGCCTGAAAGGAAGCTGCGCCGGTCTTTGCTGATGCCGACTATCGGCCGCGACATCTTGGCGGCGACGGATCCTCCCGTTCGAATGCTTTGGGTGGATGGTTCCAATGTGGTCAACCAGGCTCCCGATTCCCATGAAATGATGCGTGCCTTCGAATCCATCGAATTCAAAGTGGTGGTGGATGCATTCATGACGGATACGGCGGAGCGGGCGGATCTCGTACTTCCCTGCGCCCTCATGATGGAACAGGAGGACATCGAAGCATCCTACCTCCATGACTATGTGCACTATGTGAAACCGGTCTTCAAAGCTCCCGGGGAAGCCAAAAGCGATTACTGGATCTTGTCGGAGCTGGGCAGGCGTCTGGATCCCCCTGTTATCCTTCCAGATCCCGATGAGTGTTTCAGGAATTCACTCTGTTCCCCTTACATAGATATCTCTCTTGAGGAACTCCGAAAAAGGGGATACGTACGGGCGAAACGACCCCTCATTGCCTATGCCGGAATGCGCTTCGATCATCCCGACGGAAAATACCGTTTTCCAACGGTGCTCCACGCCGAGGCGTCTCCACCGGCGGGATATCCCTACCGCTTTTTGACTCTCATTCGCGGGGATGCCATTCATTCGCAGATTCTGCCGGACAAGCAAGAAATGCCTCCCAAAGTCTGGGTGGCGCCGGATCATCAGGCATTGAAACATCTGGATCTGGAAGCGGACATCTATCTCGTCTCTCCTTTGGGGCGGCTCAAAGTGGCGGTTGAAATTTTGGAAGGCTTGCACCCTGAAGTGGTGGTTTATCGAAGGGGCGACTGGATGAAGCTCGGCGGAGGCGCCAATCAGCTCATTGCTGCCGGTCTTACCGATATAGGAAAAGGCGCCCCTTACTATCAACAGTATGTTCGACTTGAAAACGGGTGA
- a CDS encoding leucyl aminopeptidase — protein sequence MFIEWQITNPKEWQAEAIVFFSFEKSSEPLPGFKRWIEENASWISQSQALKDFKGKHQEVAVYYGPSGSKIPRILYVGLGPAEKFELDKLRSAAAGALRKCRDLGLNRPALPLTALEGLPFESMDALREALIGGICGLYRYDALKTRDLEASTAPETLLLLDEKEPDENTRSAPSVAQAIASGVCSARDLVNAPANRATPSHMADAARRLSEEYGFHIQVLNFDMAQTLGMGAFAAVAQGSREPAFVIILEHQPKGTEKEPPMVFVGKGITFDTGGISIKPSANMETMKEDMAGAAAVLGAFEVIGKLKIKRHVIGILPCTENMPDGKAYKPGDVIRSLSGLTIEVISTDAEGRMILCDALTYALRSEPALIVDLATLTGACLVALGKEVAGIMGNHEGLIQKIQEIGRQVGEKFWPLPLWDFYFEYIKSDVADFKNVGDRTAGTIIGGMFLKQFVPDEIPWAHLDIAGTAWADKDLGTAPKGATGFGVRLLVELAQRKDELNFV from the coding sequence ATGTTCATTGAGTGGCAAATAACCAACCCCAAGGAATGGCAGGCAGAAGCCATTGTCTTTTTCAGTTTTGAAAAGTCATCGGAACCTCTTCCCGGTTTCAAGCGGTGGATAGAAGAGAACGCCTCCTGGATTTCCCAGTCCCAGGCTCTCAAGGATTTCAAGGGGAAACACCAGGAAGTCGCTGTCTATTATGGCCCTTCGGGCTCGAAAATACCCAGGATCCTCTACGTTGGACTCGGACCGGCTGAAAAATTCGAACTGGATAAGCTGCGAAGCGCCGCTGCCGGCGCCCTGCGCAAGTGCAGGGACCTTGGACTGAACCGCCCCGCCCTGCCCCTTACCGCATTGGAAGGATTACCCTTTGAAAGTATGGATGCTCTCCGGGAAGCGCTCATTGGAGGCATTTGCGGCTTGTACCGTTACGACGCCCTCAAAACCCGTGATCTGGAAGCCTCCACAGCTCCCGAAACCCTGCTGCTTCTTGACGAAAAAGAACCGGACGAAAACACCCGGTCTGCCCCTTCTGTTGCCCAGGCCATCGCCTCAGGGGTCTGTTCTGCAAGGGACCTGGTCAACGCTCCCGCCAACCGGGCCACCCCTTCCCATATGGCCGATGCGGCGCGGCGTCTTTCGGAAGAGTATGGTTTTCACATCCAGGTGCTGAATTTCGATATGGCCCAGACCCTGGGGATGGGCGCTTTTGCTGCTGTTGCACAGGGAAGTCGGGAACCCGCCTTTGTGATCATCCTGGAGCACCAGCCCAAAGGGACCGAAAAGGAGCCCCCCATGGTTTTCGTAGGAAAAGGGATCACCTTTGACACGGGGGGAATCTCCATCAAGCCGAGCGCCAACATGGAAACCATGAAGGAAGATATGGCAGGGGCAGCGGCCGTGCTGGGAGCTTTCGAAGTGATCGGAAAGCTGAAAATCAAGCGCCACGTGATTGGAATTCTCCCCTGCACGGAAAACATGCCCGACGGAAAAGCCTATAAACCCGGCGATGTCATTCGCTCTCTCTCGGGCCTTACCATCGAGGTCATCAGTACCGACGCCGAAGGGCGCATGATCCTTTGCGACGCGCTCACCTACGCCCTCCGTTCAGAACCCGCCCTCATCGTGGATCTGGCCACCCTGACGGGAGCCTGCCTTGTGGCGCTGGGAAAGGAAGTTGCGGGAATCATGGGAAACCATGAAGGACTCATCCAGAAAATCCAGGAAATCGGCAGACAGGTGGGAGAAAAATTCTGGCCCCTGCCCCTCTGGGATTTCTATTTCGAATATATCAAGAGTGATGTCGCAGACTTCAAGAACGTTGGCGACCGGACCGCTGGAACCATCATCGGGGGGATGTTCCTGAAACAGTTCGTACCCGATGAAATCCCCTGGGCTCATCTGGACATCGCCGGAACCGCCTGGGCGGACAAGGACCTCGGCACCGCTCCCAAGGGAGCCACAGGCTTTGGAGTGAGGCTCCTGGTCGAACTGGCGCAGCGCAAGGATGAATTGAACTTCGTTTAG
- a CDS encoding HesA/MoeB/ThiF family protein, producing MTLLTDRARTQDYGGQSIRVIDEDQLLQWAVQNGLSPLQAQREALENEILPLRYLKNFQSLNFSDQLRLCRSRVLICGCGGLGGVLINLLARAGVGILRLVDGDVFTVSNLNRQWLSDTEQLSRPKALVGMERARLINPFMEVEAFPHPLDETNAADLVQGNDLVLDALDNLPARFLLAGEARSLRIPMIHAAVAGWWGQITTFLPQATTDLTNIYGQKRSRDAAEDAVGVLGPTAAVIGSLEALEAIRLLTGKTSAYAGQLLYFDGESGRTEMLPL from the coding sequence ATGACGTTATTAACCGACAGAGCGCGAACACAAGACTACGGTGGCCAATCCATTCGAGTCATCGATGAAGACCAGCTGCTGCAGTGGGCTGTCCAAAACGGACTGTCTCCCTTGCAGGCACAGAGGGAAGCCCTCGAAAACGAAATCCTTCCTCTGCGTTATCTCAAGAATTTTCAATCCCTGAACTTTTCCGACCAGCTCCGTCTTTGCCGAAGCAGGGTTTTGATCTGCGGCTGCGGAGGATTGGGGGGAGTATTGATCAACCTGCTGGCTCGAGCCGGAGTCGGAATCCTACGACTGGTGGACGGTGACGTCTTTACCGTCTCCAACCTCAACCGCCAGTGGCTATCCGACACGGAACAACTCTCCCGTCCCAAGGCATTGGTGGGAATGGAGCGCGCCAGGCTCATCAATCCCTTCATGGAAGTGGAAGCTTTTCCTCATCCTCTGGATGAAACCAACGCCGCAGACCTGGTACAAGGCAACGACCTCGTGCTGGATGCCCTGGACAATCTTCCTGCCCGGTTTCTTTTGGCCGGAGAGGCGCGCAGCCTCAGGATTCCCATGATTCATGCCGCCGTTGCGGGGTGGTGGGGACAGATCACGACTTTTCTTCCCCAGGCAACTACCGATTTGACAAACATTTACGGGCAAAAGCGTTCGCGGGACGCCGCCGAGGATGCCGTGGGAGTGCTCGGCCCCACAGCTGCGGTCATCGGGAGCCTTGAAGCCCTTGAAGCCATACGCCTGCTCACGGGAAAAACCAGTGCGTATGCCGGACAACTTCTTTATTTCGATGGAGAAAGCGGACGGACGGAAATGCTTCCCCTCTGA
- the serC gene encoding 3-phosphoserine/phosphohydroxythreonine transaminase: protein MTQRIYNFNAGPAALPLPVLEHIQEEMLDFRGSGMSILEVSHRSKWFEDVLDDTTARIKRLLKLDDRYHVLFLQGGASMQFCMVPMNLAVAGKPVDYVDTGTWSTKAIKEARIQGLDVRVVASSQEKEFTYIPKEVPSDGKAAYLHLTSNNTIRGTQWRLFPDSAGIPIVCDMSSDIFSRIFDPAPFGLIYAGAQKNAGPAGVTLVIVRDDMLERVPATLPTMLKYTTYVEKKSMFNTPPTFAIYVMGLVTQWIEETVGGIEKMEGVNNRKAALLYDYLDSQNFYRGTAMPDSRSFMNVTFRLPTEELEQKFIKESLASGLGGLKGHRSVGGCRASIYNAVPTEAVQALVDFMKEFARKNG from the coding sequence ATGACTCAGCGGATTTATAATTTCAATGCCGGACCGGCTGCGTTGCCTCTCCCGGTTCTAGAACATATTCAGGAAGAAATGCTGGATTTCCGGGGCTCCGGAATGTCCATCCTGGAAGTGAGCCATCGTTCCAAGTGGTTTGAAGATGTCCTGGATGATACCACCGCCCGGATCAAGCGATTGCTCAAGCTCGATGACCGCTACCATGTACTGTTCCTGCAGGGTGGAGCCAGCATGCAGTTTTGCATGGTTCCCATGAACCTTGCCGTAGCGGGTAAACCCGTGGATTACGTGGATACCGGCACATGGTCCACCAAGGCGATCAAGGAAGCTCGCATTCAGGGGCTTGACGTGCGGGTAGTGGCGAGTTCCCAGGAAAAAGAGTTTACCTATATTCCCAAGGAAGTGCCCTCGGACGGGAAAGCGGCCTACCTCCATCTCACTTCCAACAACACTATTCGCGGCACCCAGTGGCGTCTCTTCCCCGATAGCGCAGGGATTCCCATCGTCTGCGACATGTCTTCGGACATCTTCAGCCGCATCTTCGACCCCGCACCCTTTGGACTGATTTATGCCGGAGCGCAGAAAAACGCAGGTCCTGCAGGCGTAACCCTGGTGATCGTCCGGGACGACATGCTCGAGCGCGTTCCTGCGACTCTGCCTACGATGCTCAAGTACACCACTTACGTTGAAAAGAAATCCATGTTCAATACGCCCCCGACTTTCGCCATTTACGTGATGGGTCTGGTGACCCAATGGATTGAAGAGACGGTCGGAGGCATTGAGAAGATGGAAGGGGTCAACAATAGGAAGGCCGCCTTGCTTTATGACTACCTGGACAGTCAGAATTTTTATCGAGGCACGGCGATGCCGGATTCCAGATCCTTCATGAATGTCACCTTCCGGTTGCCGACAGAGGAACTGGAACAAAAGTTCATTAAAGAGTCCCTTGCGAGCGGCCTGGGAGGACTCAAGGGGCACCGTTCTGTCGGTGGTTGCAGAGCTTCCATCTACAATGCCGTACCCACCGAGGCGGTCCAGGCCCTGGTCGATTTTATGAAGGAATTTGCCAGGAAGAACGGCTAG
- a CDS encoding GAF domain-containing protein, which translates to MQQPERKIFLKEFTAISHAISTYSDINLLNDHLVEMMCKSFNVKGSSIFLYDDREKQLFCVSSYGLSESYLSKGPIYVDERFSEFETGKPVFFSDFREDPRIQYPEEAIKEGIVSMLSVPIKSHKAVIGLIKIYNHEPWILNQEDLNSMCVLAEHLGLVIEYNGLKNFLDQVKVAMESLPLRMLKDINLI; encoded by the coding sequence ATGCAGCAGCCGGAGAGAAAAATTTTCTTAAAAGAGTTTACCGCAATCAGTCATGCTATATCGACTTATTCGGATATTAATTTACTCAACGATCATCTTGTGGAAATGATGTGTAAGTCTTTCAATGTAAAAGGTTCGAGCATTTTTCTGTATGACGATAGGGAAAAACAGCTATTCTGTGTGAGCAGCTATGGCTTGAGCGAATCATATCTTTCCAAGGGTCCCATATATGTTGACGAAAGATTTTCAGAATTTGAGACTGGAAAACCCGTTTTTTTTAGCGATTTTAGAGAAGACCCCCGTATTCAGTACCCGGAGGAGGCTATTAAAGAAGGGATAGTTTCCATGCTGTCGGTTCCCATCAAATCTCATAAAGCGGTTATTGGGTTGATCAAAATATATAATCATGAACCATGGATACTCAATCAGGAAGATTTGAATTCAATGTGTGTCCTGGCAGAACATCTGGGGCTTGTAATTGAATATAACGGTCTTAAGAATTTTCTTGATCAAGTTAAAGTGGCTATGGAAAGTTTACCTTTAAGAATGCTTAAAGATATAAATTTAATATAA